One part of the Bacillus sp. FJAT-27916 genome encodes these proteins:
- a CDS encoding HAD-IIA family hydrolase, with the protein MRGYIFDLDGTVYLGDELIDGAKEAIAELQSRGDQVVFLTNKSIATRMQYVEKLRKLGIPAELDQVINSNFITAKYLKSMMQKQEAVLVIGEKPLVDELTEMGIQITENEKEARYVVIGWDRQFNYEKINKAYQAWLNKAKIIATNPDRTCPVDGGEIPDCGAMIGALEGATGQPIDSITGKPSRLMAEFVVTDVLMMNPSDCFMIGDRLETDIKMGNEFGLKSVLVLTGITTREMLGAASFSPAYVVDSIKQVPAL; encoded by the coding sequence ATGAGAGGATATATATTTGATTTAGATGGTACGGTATATCTGGGGGATGAGCTGATTGACGGGGCGAAGGAGGCTATTGCGGAGCTCCAAAGCCGCGGGGATCAAGTTGTGTTCTTGACCAATAAATCGATTGCCACTCGGATGCAGTATGTTGAGAAGCTGCGTAAGCTAGGGATTCCCGCTGAGCTTGATCAAGTGATTAATTCCAACTTTATTACAGCTAAGTATTTAAAGAGTATGATGCAAAAACAAGAGGCTGTGCTTGTTATTGGGGAAAAACCCTTGGTGGATGAACTCACTGAGATGGGAATCCAGATAACGGAGAATGAGAAGGAGGCCCGCTATGTTGTCATCGGCTGGGACCGTCAGTTCAACTATGAGAAAATCAACAAAGCCTATCAGGCTTGGCTGAATAAGGCGAAAATTATTGCGACAAACCCAGATCGTACCTGTCCGGTGGATGGCGGTGAAATACCAGATTGCGGTGCGATGATTGGGGCTCTTGAAGGAGCAACGGGACAGCCCATAGATTCCATAACAGGAAAGCCATCCCGGCTCATGGCTGAATTTGTCGTTACCGATGTTCTGATGATGAACCCATCTGACTGTTTTATGATTGGGGACCGTCTGGAAACAGATATTAAGATGGGAAATGAGTTTGGCTTGAAATCAGTACTTGTCTTGACTGGAATTACCACAAGAGAAATGCTCGGAGCTGCCTCTTTCTCTCCAGCCTATGTGGTAGACAGCATCAAGCAGGTTCCGGCTTTATAA
- a CDS encoding ABC transporter permease, producing the protein MKKGKRAFNGLTLVKVLIYLFFGLFLILPLLSVFLVSFTGQPVNVLGSITDPAILNSTIEKFKGASFDAYESIITSKGYFNSLINSLQLAITVAVLVIVLCVPIAYGIARTTMPFKKTISALCTIPLIVPTFISAYAFILMFGRSGWITAIYQKLGGEGMLIDPYSMAGIVIVQVFFFFPYALWPMVAAFKVSDITLEEASLNLGAKNWFTFAFVTFPLALPGIISSALLIFTVSFSDFGTPIILAPKALNLLVVEAYREIAGFYNWGGAAILTVVMVLVAAFFFWLQSLSTKGRNYGSVSGKPKMQRLNNHKGLTRFLSTYSFLIVLVPFLAMVSIVIQSFATTWGKDFLPSGYTIRHYQTIFTSSLGNIQNSLILAFGALVLSVVIATFISYFVVRQNASKLDFVTNIPLIVPGIAFGIALIQTFNTAPLQLTGTALLLIVAYTIRRLPYMIRSTMGTMRAIKQDIEEAAINLGATPLTAAITIIGPLMLPGIAAGSLLVFITVIKETSISILIAPAEWAPMSLAIFQNILRGEYYTAAAMSVILVILVLILQAAANRISKND; encoded by the coding sequence ATGAAGAAAGGGAAAAGAGCATTCAATGGTCTGACACTTGTCAAAGTCCTTATTTATTTGTTTTTTGGCTTATTCCTGATCTTGCCGCTCTTATCCGTCTTTTTGGTCAGCTTCACTGGTCAGCCTGTAAATGTATTGGGCTCCATAACAGATCCGGCCATTCTGAACTCAACCATTGAGAAGTTTAAAGGGGCTTCATTTGATGCGTACGAGTCTATTATTACGAGCAAGGGCTATTTTAATAGTCTTATAAACAGCTTGCAGCTTGCCATTACCGTAGCTGTACTGGTCATTGTTCTTTGCGTGCCCATTGCTTATGGAATCGCTAGAACGACCATGCCCTTTAAGAAGACGATATCTGCCCTATGCACGATTCCATTAATTGTGCCGACCTTTATTTCAGCCTATGCCTTTATTCTCATGTTCGGGAGATCGGGGTGGATAACGGCCATTTATCAAAAGCTTGGCGGAGAAGGGATGCTGATCGATCCATATTCCATGGCTGGAATCGTGATTGTACAGGTGTTTTTCTTCTTTCCATATGCTCTATGGCCAATGGTTGCTGCCTTTAAGGTGAGTGATATTACGCTTGAGGAGGCATCACTTAATCTAGGAGCTAAAAACTGGTTCACTTTCGCATTTGTGACATTTCCACTTGCCCTTCCAGGTATTATATCAAGTGCATTATTAATCTTTACGGTAAGTTTCTCTGACTTTGGGACACCAATCATTCTTGCCCCAAAAGCACTTAATTTGCTAGTTGTCGAGGCTTACCGTGAAATTGCAGGATTTTATAATTGGGGCGGTGCGGCGATATTAACAGTCGTAATGGTTCTCGTTGCAGCCTTTTTCTTCTGGCTGCAGTCCTTATCGACAAAAGGCCGCAATTACGGATCTGTTTCCGGTAAACCTAAAATGCAAAGATTGAATAATCATAAAGGATTAACAAGATTCTTATCCACTTACAGTTTTCTTATTGTTTTAGTTCCTTTTCTTGCGATGGTCTCCATTGTCATTCAATCCTTTGCAACAACTTGGGGGAAGGACTTCCTGCCAAGCGGCTATACAATAAGGCATTATCAAACCATCTTTACGAGCTCGCTTGGAAATATCCAAAACAGTTTAATTCTCGCCTTTGGAGCCTTAGTATTAAGTGTCGTAATTGCGACCTTTATCTCTTATTTTGTTGTCCGGCAAAATGCTTCAAAGCTGGATTTTGTGACAAATATTCCGTTGATAGTTCCGGGAATTGCGTTTGGGATTGCCTTGATTCAAACCTTTAACACAGCCCCCCTGCAATTAACCGGTACCGCTCTTTTATTGATTGTTGCCTATACGATTAGAAGATTGCCCTATATGATTCGATCGACAATGGGAACAATGAGAGCTATTAAGCAGGATATTGAGGAAGCGGCTATTAATCTTGGAGCAACACCGCTGACCGCTGCCATTACCATCATTGGTCCATTAATGCTTCCAGGGATAGCGGCAGGATCATTGCTCGTCTTCATTACGGTTATTAAGGAAACGTCTATCTCCATTCTCATAGCACCTGCAGAATGGGCGCCAATGAGTCTGGCAATCTTTCAAAATATCCTTCGGGGCGAGTATTATACAGCAGCTGCCATGTCTGTCATTCTAGTCATCTTAGTCTTGATTCTGCAGGCAGCGGCCAACCGTATATCAAAAAATGATTGA
- a CDS encoding ABC transporter ATP-binding protein, producing MTRSEMNGKRNSSKEEGAIFMGSVTVDQLNKEFSGVKALNNVNLEIKEGEFFALLGPSGCGKTTTMRCIAGFEEPTSGVIRIGEEKVNHIPPNKRNCGMVFQSYALFPHMNVFENVAYSLNIKQLNEKNVLAKMGVYARLLNRRLGRMPKEMERKVMEILEYMELEPYADRLTSELSGGQQQRVALGRALVMEPAVLLMDEPLSNLDQKLRHSMRNTIRRIQQDLGITTIFVTHDQEEAMSMADRVAVMNNGEVKQIGRPTDLYSHPSSPFIANFVGTSNMLNVQSIERVGSYSIIKGEGFALKTNHQSKEKGTVIIRPESIQIHHADTEMNPELMNILEGEILISTYLGSIVRYEVKAAGHTLIVDATYASGESILKPGTKVKLAIEPERVLVI from the coding sequence ATGACAAGGTCAGAAATGAATGGAAAGAGAAATTCCAGTAAGGAAGAAGGGGCGATATTCATGGGTTCCGTTACAGTCGACCAGTTAAATAAAGAATTTTCCGGAGTGAAAGCATTGAATAACGTCAATCTAGAGATTAAGGAGGGCGAATTTTTCGCCCTTCTTGGTCCATCCGGATGCGGTAAAACAACGACAATGCGATGTATTGCAGGCTTTGAGGAGCCTACATCAGGTGTCATCAGAATTGGAGAGGAGAAGGTTAATCATATCCCTCCGAACAAACGGAATTGCGGGATGGTATTTCAAAGCTATGCACTTTTCCCTCATATGAATGTTTTTGAAAATGTAGCATACAGCCTCAATATTAAACAATTGAATGAGAAGAATGTACTCGCTAAGATGGGAGTCTATGCCCGCTTGCTTAACCGGCGGCTGGGGCGTATGCCGAAGGAAATGGAACGGAAGGTCATGGAGATATTGGAGTATATGGAGCTTGAGCCATATGCCGACAGGCTGACAAGTGAGCTTTCAGGCGGACAGCAGCAGCGTGTCGCCTTAGGCCGTGCCCTTGTGATGGAGCCGGCAGTATTGTTAATGGATGAGCCGCTGTCCAATCTCGATCAGAAGCTCCGTCATTCGATGAGAAATACGATTAGAAGGATTCAGCAGGACTTGGGAATTACCACCATTTTCGTTACGCATGATCAGGAGGAAGCGATGAGCATGGCTGACCGCGTGGCGGTTATGAATAATGGGGAGGTCAAGCAAATCGGAAGGCCTACTGACCTGTACAGTCATCCATCAAGCCCTTTCATTGCTAATTTTGTGGGTACCTCTAATATGTTAAATGTGCAATCAATTGAACGTGTAGGGTCGTATTCCATCATTAAAGGGGAAGGATTCGCCCTAAAAACGAATCATCAAAGCAAAGAGAAAGGCACAGTGATTATTCGTCCTGAAAGCATACAAATTCATCATGCCGATACAGAAATGAATCCGGAATTGATGAATATACTAGAAGGAGAAATTTTGATTTCTACCTATTTAGGCTCTATTGTCCGTTATGAGGTTAAGGCTGCGGGTCATACATTGATTGTGGATGCTACCTATGCCTCTGGAGAGAGTATTTTGAAACCAGGAACGAAGGTTAAGCTGGCCATTGAGCCTGAAAGGGTGCTGGTCATATGA